In a genomic window of Methylovirgula sp. 4M-Z18:
- a CDS encoding thiamine pyrophosphate-binding protein has translation MMRNGGRLLAECLVALGATKSFGIPGESYLAVLDALHDLAGKLDYVVCRNEGGAAFMASAYGKLTGSPGICFVTRGPGATNASIGVHTAMQDSSPMILFVGQVGTDMKGREAFQEVDYRAVFGTLAKWAVEIDDVSRIPEIVSRAWTTAMTGRPGPVVVALPEDMLTDLTDQPVLDGPPRVFEPAVEASAMAAARALIATAKHPVILLGGTNWTDEGRTALQSFAEASDIPVVAAFRYQDQFDNGSAVFVGEAGVGMAPHVKELIRDADVILAVNVRFGEMTTDGYTLLSVPTPAQKLIHVHPSDREIGKVYVPVLGVQAGPNAFAKVLAPVKGQWSDWRARAREKYEAAFSAPVQPGPVDMVEVSAWLRDRLPDDVILTNGAGNFTVWPNKFFKFGPKARLLAPQSGAMGYGLPASIAAKVAFPNRTVVCFAGDGDFQMNCQELGTAMQAGAQPIVLIVNNGIYGTIRAHQERNYPARVSGTTLENPDFVQLAQSYGFHAERVSATGEFPAAFDRALKSATGAVLDITVSAEALTPRQTLSQMRDAALKSQKAKT, from the coding sequence ATGATGCGAAATGGCGGGAGACTTCTTGCTGAATGCCTCGTGGCGCTGGGCGCCACCAAAAGTTTCGGCATTCCCGGCGAGAGCTATCTCGCGGTCCTCGATGCCTTGCATGACCTTGCTGGCAAGCTTGATTACGTTGTGTGCCGCAACGAGGGCGGCGCCGCCTTCATGGCTTCTGCCTATGGCAAATTGACCGGCTCGCCTGGCATCTGCTTCGTGACGCGCGGCCCCGGGGCCACCAATGCCAGTATCGGCGTGCATACGGCGATGCAGGACAGTTCGCCGATGATCCTGTTCGTCGGCCAGGTGGGAACCGACATGAAGGGGCGCGAGGCGTTCCAGGAGGTCGATTACCGCGCCGTCTTTGGTACGCTGGCGAAGTGGGCAGTCGAAATTGACGACGTGTCGCGCATTCCGGAAATCGTCTCACGCGCCTGGACAACGGCCATGACCGGCCGTCCCGGGCCGGTCGTGGTGGCATTGCCCGAAGACATGTTGACGGATTTGACCGACCAGCCGGTGCTCGATGGGCCTCCCCGCGTCTTTGAGCCCGCAGTCGAAGCCTCGGCAATGGCTGCGGCGCGCGCGCTGATCGCGACGGCGAAGCATCCAGTTATCCTCCTCGGCGGCACCAATTGGACGGACGAGGGCCGCACCGCCCTGCAATCCTTTGCCGAAGCCTCCGACATTCCCGTCGTCGCGGCGTTCCGCTATCAGGACCAGTTCGACAACGGATCCGCCGTTTTCGTCGGCGAAGCCGGCGTCGGCATGGCGCCGCATGTCAAGGAGCTTATTCGCGACGCCGATGTCATTCTTGCCGTCAACGTACGGTTCGGCGAGATGACGACGGATGGCTATACGTTGCTGTCAGTGCCGACGCCGGCGCAGAAGCTCATTCACGTGCACCCGTCGGACCGCGAGATCGGAAAGGTCTATGTGCCGGTCCTGGGTGTGCAGGCCGGTCCGAACGCGTTCGCTAAAGTATTGGCTCCTGTCAAAGGTCAATGGAGCGACTGGCGTGCGCGGGCACGTGAAAAGTACGAAGCGGCGTTTTCCGCGCCTGTGCAGCCCGGTCCCGTGGATATGGTCGAGGTCAGCGCCTGGCTGCGCGATCGTCTGCCCGACGATGTGATCCTGACCAACGGCGCGGGCAACTTCACCGTCTGGCCGAACAAGTTTTTCAAATTCGGGCCGAAGGCGCGCCTGTTGGCGCCGCAGTCGGGCGCCATGGGTTACGGCCTTCCCGCGAGCATTGCCGCCAAAGTGGCGTTTCCGAACCGCACGGTGGTTTGTTTTGCCGGCGACGGCGATTTCCAGATGAACTGCCAGGAACTCGGGACGGCCATGCAGGCCGGTGCGCAGCCGATCGTTCTGATTGTGAACAACGGTATCTATGGCACGATACGGGCACATCAGGAGCGCAACTATCCCGCGCGCGTTTCCGGCACTACGCTCGAGAATCCCGATTTCGTTCAACTCGCACAATCATACGGCTTCCACGCCGAACGCGTCAGCGCGACGGGTGAATTTCCGGCAGCCTTCGATCGTGCGCTGAAGTCGGCGACGGGTGCTGTCCTCGACATCACGGTTTCGGCGGAAGCGCTGACGCCCCGTCAAACTCTCTCGCAAATGCGCGATGCCGCGCTGAAATCGCAAAAGGCTAAGACATGA
- a CDS encoding hydantoinase/oxoprolinase family protein — MNTAKDDIRLGADIGGTFTDIALDVRGTIFSTKVLTNYAAPEQAILDGIAIVLRGAGLAPSDIGIVIHGTTLATNALIERRGAKTALVTTEGFRDVIEMRTENRFEQYDLNLRLPTPLIPREHRFVVKGRIGAGGQELQPLDDAALEEIADAIAAAGFGAVAIGFIHSYVNPVHERRAREILAKKLRVPISISAEVSPQMREFERFNTVCANAYVRPQMADYLARLQTRLKDMGANCPVFMIHSGGGLISVETASEFPVRLVESGPAGGAIFAADIAERFGLEKVVSYDMGGTTAKICLIEDCAPRTARTFEVARTYRFCKGSGMPISIPVIEMIEIGAGGGSIAWVDAMGRIQTGPESAGSEPGPACYGRGGMHPAITDADLVLGKLDPNNFAGGAIKLDSSASKQAIMRDVGDRLSLDTMSTAFGICEVVDENMANAARVHAVENGKNISDNIMIAFGGAAPLHAARLCEKLGIDRCLVPKGAGVGSAIGFLKAPFGFEALASRVTRLSQFNADAANKLLRGLKASAESFVRAGTSGRIDCEITAFMRYAGQGWEIPVNVPNDMFGDDAAAQLKEWFQASYQRFFGRAIDGLGKLEIEIVTWSVKASNQRPHAVRNQIAAGETAVAAKVKRPVFDPASGSVQTYAIIERETLSSHDRVVGPAVIVERETSTVVTTLFDAVIQTDGTILLIRKGIQA; from the coding sequence ATGAATACGGCAAAGGACGATATCCGCCTTGGCGCAGACATCGGCGGCACCTTCACGGACATTGCGCTCGATGTGCGGGGAACAATCTTCTCGACCAAAGTGCTGACCAATTATGCGGCGCCCGAGCAAGCCATTCTCGACGGTATCGCCATCGTGCTGCGCGGTGCCGGCCTTGCGCCAAGCGACATCGGTATCGTCATCCACGGCACGACCCTCGCCACCAATGCCTTGATCGAGCGCCGGGGCGCCAAGACGGCGCTGGTCACGACGGAAGGGTTCCGTGACGTGATCGAGATGCGCACCGAAAATAGGTTCGAGCAATATGATTTGAATCTTCGCTTGCCGACACCTTTGATTCCGCGCGAGCATAGGTTCGTTGTCAAAGGGCGCATCGGGGCAGGGGGGCAGGAACTGCAGCCGCTGGACGACGCGGCTTTGGAAGAGATTGCCGATGCGATCGCCGCAGCCGGATTTGGCGCGGTCGCGATCGGTTTCATCCATTCCTACGTTAACCCGGTCCACGAGCGGCGGGCGCGCGAGATCCTCGCCAAGAAGCTGCGGGTTCCGATCTCCATCAGTGCGGAGGTTTCGCCGCAGATGCGCGAGTTCGAGCGCTTCAACACGGTCTGCGCGAATGCCTATGTGCGGCCGCAGATGGCCGATTATCTCGCCCGCCTGCAGACGCGCCTGAAGGACATGGGCGCAAACTGCCCGGTCTTTATGATCCATTCCGGCGGCGGGTTGATTTCGGTGGAGACCGCATCGGAATTTCCCGTGCGGCTGGTGGAGTCGGGTCCAGCGGGCGGCGCTATTTTCGCGGCCGATATCGCCGAGCGCTTCGGCTTGGAAAAGGTGGTCTCCTACGACATGGGCGGCACCACGGCCAAGATCTGTTTGATCGAGGATTGTGCGCCGCGCACAGCGCGGACTTTCGAGGTTGCCCGAACCTACCGGTTCTGCAAAGGGTCCGGCATGCCGATCTCCATTCCGGTGATCGAGATGATCGAAATCGGCGCCGGCGGCGGATCGATCGCCTGGGTCGATGCCATGGGCCGCATTCAGACCGGACCTGAAAGTGCCGGATCGGAGCCGGGGCCGGCGTGCTATGGACGCGGCGGCATGCATCCGGCGATCACCGATGCCGACCTGGTCCTCGGCAAGCTCGATCCGAACAATTTCGCCGGCGGCGCCATCAAGCTCGATAGCAGCGCATCCAAACAAGCGATCATGCGCGATGTCGGCGATCGCCTGTCGCTTGATACGATGTCGACGGCCTTCGGCATTTGCGAGGTCGTGGACGAGAACATGGCCAATGCTGCGCGGGTCCACGCCGTCGAAAACGGCAAGAACATTTCCGATAATATCATGATCGCCTTTGGCGGCGCGGCGCCGCTGCATGCGGCGCGGCTGTGCGAGAAGCTCGGCATCGACAGATGCCTTGTGCCCAAGGGGGCGGGCGTCGGGTCGGCGATCGGCTTTCTGAAAGCGCCCTTCGGCTTCGAAGCGCTGGCGTCGCGGGTCACGCGTCTTTCGCAATTCAACGCCGATGCAGCGAATAAATTGTTGCGCGGCCTGAAGGCCTCCGCCGAGAGCTTCGTGCGCGCCGGCACGAGCGGCCGGATCGATTGCGAGATCACGGCTTTCATGCGCTATGCCGGTCAAGGGTGGGAAATTCCGGTGAACGTGCCGAACGACATGTTCGGGGACGATGCGGCGGCGCAACTCAAGGAATGGTTCCAGGCCAGCTACCAGCGTTTCTTCGGCCGCGCCATCGACGGCCTTGGCAAGCTGGAGATCGAAATCGTGACCTGGTCGGTCAAGGCCTCCAACCAACGGCCGCACGCCGTCCGGAATCAGATCGCTGCGGGGGAGACTGCGGTCGCAGCAAAGGTGAAGCGTCCGGTATTCGATCCGGCCAGCGGCTCGGTTCAAACCTACGCGATCATCGAACGGGAGACTCTGTCGTCGCACGATCGCGTGGTCGGACCCGCCGTGATCGTGGAGCGCGAGACGTCGACCGTCGTCACCACCCTGTTCGATGCCGTCATCCAGACCGACGGCACCATTCTCCTCATTCGTAAAGGCATCCAGGCATGA
- a CDS encoding amino acid ABC transporter permease, with the protein MTALAQPVPRGSSDLRRRFLATPFQASVSLLCLVLIVLLGWKILNWAIFSAVFDASHGPDACHAASGACWSVIAARWRIILFGLYPFEEQWRSALACVTVVVMTVLSCMPMLWTGARIAVIWVLGAATYYVLMKGGVLGLHYEGEEVWGGLALTLFIFVSTCLIGFPLAICLALLRRSHLPWISYTTGGIIDTVRSLPLISILFTFAIVLPFALPQWLQGDKLYRVILGSALFFAAYQAEIVRGGMQGVPKGQEEAAMALGLNYWERISRIVLPQAMRNALPATINQFVISFKETSLVVIVGFFEILASGNAAYGTGDWRFAYVEVYVFIAFIYFVFVFSLSRYGAYLERRMAVGAR; encoded by the coding sequence ATGACCGCTCTCGCTCAGCCCGTCCCACGCGGATCTTCGGATTTGAGACGCCGCTTCCTGGCGACGCCATTTCAGGCGAGCGTGTCGCTGCTGTGTCTTGTGTTGATTGTGCTGCTAGGCTGGAAGATTCTGAATTGGGCGATCTTTTCTGCGGTCTTTGACGCCAGCCACGGGCCCGACGCATGTCACGCCGCTTCCGGTGCCTGCTGGTCGGTCATCGCGGCACGTTGGCGGATCATTCTGTTTGGCCTGTACCCATTCGAGGAGCAGTGGCGCTCGGCATTGGCCTGCGTAACCGTCGTGGTGATGACTGTGCTCAGCTGCATGCCGATGTTATGGACGGGCGCGCGTATTGCCGTCATATGGGTTTTGGGCGCAGCGACCTACTATGTATTGATGAAAGGCGGCGTATTGGGACTTCACTACGAAGGTGAGGAGGTCTGGGGTGGGCTCGCCCTCACGCTCTTCATCTTTGTCTCGACCTGTCTCATCGGCTTTCCGTTGGCGATTTGCCTTGCCCTGCTGCGACGCTCGCACCTGCCCTGGATATCCTACACGACAGGCGGCATCATCGATACGGTGCGTTCTCTGCCTCTGATATCGATCCTTTTCACATTTGCCATCGTTCTGCCATTCGCTCTGCCACAGTGGCTGCAAGGGGATAAACTGTATCGCGTGATCCTTGGCTCCGCGCTGTTTTTCGCCGCCTATCAGGCCGAGATCGTCCGCGGCGGCATGCAAGGTGTCCCCAAAGGGCAGGAAGAGGCGGCGATGGCGCTCGGGCTGAACTATTGGGAGCGCATCTCGCGCATCGTTCTGCCGCAGGCCATGCGCAATGCGCTGCCGGCGACAATCAACCAGTTCGTGATTTCGTTCAAGGAAACCTCGCTGGTGGTCATCGTCGGATTTTTCGAGATCCTGGCGTCCGGCAATGCGGCATACGGAACCGGCGATTGGCGCTTCGCCTATGTCGAAGTCTATGTCTTCATCGCGTTCATCTATTTCGTTTTCGTTTTCAGCCTATCCCGTTACGGCGCTTATCTCGAGCGTCGGATGGCGGTCGGCGCGCGCTAG
- a CDS encoding amino acid ABC transporter ATP-binding protein, with protein MTRPDSSHHETSAVRIEGMNKFYGDFHALRNINLSVRSGEKIVVCGPSGSGKSTMIRCINRLEEHNSGKIVVLGTELNDDVGNIDEIRREVGMVFQHFNLFPHMTVLENCVLAPMLVRKKLRDEAEAMALKYLEKVRIPEKATKFPGQLSGGQQQRVAIARALCMQPKIMLFDEPTSALDPEMISEVLDVMVTLASEGMTMMCVTHEMGFARRVADRVIFMDAGEIVEEAPPEIFFTSAKNERTQKFLSQVIGH; from the coding sequence ATGACTCGTCCAGATAGCTCTCACCACGAAACGTCAGCTGTGCGCATTGAGGGCATGAACAAGTTCTATGGCGACTTTCATGCCTTGCGTAACATCAATCTGAGCGTGCGGAGCGGGGAGAAGATCGTGGTCTGCGGGCCCTCCGGCTCCGGAAAATCCACGATGATCCGGTGCATCAACCGTCTTGAAGAGCACAACTCGGGAAAAATCGTCGTCCTCGGCACGGAGTTGAACGACGACGTCGGCAATATCGACGAGATCCGGCGCGAAGTGGGGATGGTGTTCCAGCACTTCAATTTGTTCCCGCATATGACCGTCCTGGAGAATTGCGTTCTCGCGCCCATGCTGGTGCGGAAGAAGTTGCGCGACGAGGCGGAAGCCATGGCGTTAAAGTATCTCGAAAAGGTGCGCATTCCGGAGAAAGCCACTAAATTTCCGGGCCAACTTTCCGGCGGCCAACAGCAACGCGTCGCGATCGCGCGCGCCCTTTGCATGCAGCCGAAGATCATGCTTTTCGACGAGCCGACATCGGCGCTGGATCCGGAGATGATTTCGGAGGTGCTCGATGTGATGGTCACGCTCGCGTCGGAAGGCATGACGATGATGTGTGTCACGCACGAAATGGGTTTTGCCCGCCGCGTCGCCGATCGCGTCATTTTCATGGATGCGGGCGAAATCGTCGAAGAGGCACCGCCTGAGATTTTCTTCACGTCGGCGAAGAACGAGCGGACTCAGAAATTCCTGTCTCAAGTTATTGGCCATTGA